A DNA window from Streptomyces canus contains the following coding sequences:
- the purM gene encoding phosphoribosylformylglycinamidine cyclo-ligase: MSETTGASYAAAGVDIEAGDRAVELMKEWVKKTQRPEVLGGLGGFAGLFDASALKRFERPLLASATDGVGTKVDIARQLGVYDTIGHDLVAMVMDDIVVCGAEPLFMTDYICVGKVHPERVAAIVKGIAEGCVLAGCALVGGETAEHPGLLGPDDFDVAGAGTGVVEADRLLGADRIRKGDAVIAMAASGLHSNGYSLVRHVLLNQAGLALDARIDELGRTLGEELLEPTKIYSLDCLALLRTAEVHAFSHVTGGGLAANLARVIPDGLHAVVDRTTWTPGPVFDLVGKTGQVERLELEKTLNMGVGMIAIVPEESADVALATLADRGVESWVAGEITDRGDHTTGAELVGDYA; this comes from the coding sequence ATGTCTGAGACAACTGGTGCCAGCTACGCAGCCGCGGGCGTCGACATCGAGGCGGGCGACCGCGCCGTAGAACTGATGAAGGAGTGGGTGAAGAAGACCCAGCGCCCCGAGGTCCTCGGCGGCCTCGGCGGTTTCGCCGGACTCTTCGACGCCTCCGCCCTCAAGCGCTTCGAGCGTCCCCTGCTCGCCTCCGCCACCGACGGCGTCGGCACCAAGGTCGACATCGCGCGTCAGCTGGGCGTCTACGACACCATCGGCCACGACCTGGTCGCGATGGTCATGGACGACATCGTGGTGTGCGGTGCCGAGCCGCTGTTCATGACCGACTACATCTGTGTCGGCAAGGTCCACCCCGAGCGGGTCGCCGCGATCGTCAAGGGCATCGCCGAGGGCTGTGTGCTCGCCGGCTGTGCCCTGGTCGGCGGCGAGACGGCCGAGCACCCGGGTCTGCTCGGTCCGGACGACTTCGACGTCGCCGGCGCCGGTACGGGCGTCGTGGAGGCCGACCGGCTGCTCGGCGCGGATCGCATCCGTAAGGGTGACGCGGTCATCGCCATGGCGGCCTCGGGTCTTCACTCGAACGGGTACTCGCTCGTGCGGCATGTGCTCCTGAACCAGGCGGGCCTCGCCCTGGACGCCCGGATCGACGAGCTCGGCCGCACCCTCGGCGAGGAGCTCCTGGAGCCCACCAAGATCTACTCACTGGACTGCCTGGCCCTGCTCCGCACGGCCGAGGTGCACGCCTTCTCGCACGTCACCGGCGGCGGTCTGGCGGCAAACCTGGCCCGTGTGATCCCCGACGGTCTGCACGCCGTCGTGGACCGCACCACCTGGACCCCGGGCCCGGTCTTCGACCTCGTCGGCAAGACGGGTCAGGTCGAGCGCCTGGAGCTGGAGAAGACCCTGAACATGGGCGTCGGCATGATCGCGATCGTGCCCGAGGAGTCGGCTGACGTCGCCCTGGCCACCCTGGCCGACCGCGGGGTCGAGTCATGGGTCGCGGGCGAGATCACGGACCGCGGTGACCACACCACGGGTGCCGAGCTCGTCGGTGACTACGCCTAG
- the purF gene encoding amidophosphoribosyltransferase, giving the protein MPRGDGRLNHDLLPGEKGPQDACGVFGVWAPGEEVAKLTYFGLYALQHRGQESAGIAVSNGSQILVFKDMGLVSQVFDETSLGSLQGHLAVGHARYSTTGASTWENAQPTFRATAHGSIALGHNGNLVNTAQLAEMVADLPKQEGRSPRVAATNDTDLLTALLAAQVDEDGKPLTIEEAAHSVLPKVRGAFSLVFMDEHTLYAARDPQGIRPLVLGRLERGWVVASESAALDICGASYVREIEPGEFVAIDENGLRTSRFAEAKPKGCVFEYVYLARPDTDIAGRNVYLSRVEMGRKLAKEAPVDADLVIATPESGTPAAIGYAEASGIPFGAGLVKNAYVGRTFIQPSQTIRQLGIRLKLNPLKEVIKGKRLVVVDDSIVRGNTQRALVRMLREAGAAEVHIRISSPPVKWPCFFGIDFATRAELIANGMTIDEIGTSLGADSLAYISLDGMIEATTIAKPNLCRACFDGEYPMELPDPELLGKQLLETELAAGPAATAAADAIRRP; this is encoded by the coding sequence GTGCCACGTGGTGACGGACGACTCAACCACGACCTGCTCCCCGGTGAGAAGGGCCCCCAGGACGCTTGTGGCGTCTTCGGTGTCTGGGCTCCGGGCGAAGAGGTCGCCAAGCTCACGTACTTCGGGCTCTACGCCCTCCAGCATCGGGGTCAGGAATCCGCGGGAATCGCGGTCAGCAACGGCTCCCAGATCCTCGTCTTCAAGGACATGGGCCTCGTTTCCCAGGTCTTCGACGAGACCTCTCTCGGTTCGCTCCAGGGTCACCTTGCGGTCGGTCACGCCCGCTACTCGACCACCGGTGCCTCCACCTGGGAGAACGCCCAGCCGACGTTCCGTGCCACCGCGCACGGTTCCATCGCGCTCGGCCACAACGGCAACCTGGTCAACACGGCGCAGCTCGCCGAGATGGTCGCCGACCTGCCCAAGCAGGAGGGCCGTAGCCCGCGTGTGGCCGCCACCAACGACACTGACCTGCTCACCGCGCTCCTCGCGGCCCAGGTCGACGAGGACGGCAAGCCCCTGACCATCGAGGAGGCGGCCCACTCCGTCCTCCCGAAGGTGCGCGGTGCCTTCTCCCTCGTCTTCATGGACGAGCACACCCTCTACGCCGCCCGCGACCCGCAGGGCATCCGCCCGCTGGTCCTCGGCCGCCTGGAGCGCGGCTGGGTCGTCGCCTCCGAGTCCGCCGCCCTCGACATCTGCGGCGCGAGCTATGTCCGCGAGATCGAGCCGGGTGAGTTCGTCGCCATCGACGAGAACGGCCTGCGCACCTCCCGATTCGCGGAAGCGAAGCCCAAGGGCTGTGTCTTCGAGTACGTCTATCTGGCGCGCCCCGACACCGACATCGCCGGCCGGAACGTGTACCTCTCCCGCGTGGAGATGGGCCGCAAACTCGCCAAGGAAGCGCCCGTCGACGCCGACCTGGTCATAGCGACCCCGGAATCCGGCACCCCGGCGGCCATCGGCTACGCGGAGGCCTCCGGCATCCCCTTCGGTGCGGGCCTGGTGAAGAACGCCTACGTCGGCCGTACGTTCATCCAGCCCTCCCAGACCATTCGCCAGCTCGGCATCCGCCTGAAGCTGAACCCGCTCAAGGAAGTCATCAAGGGCAAGCGTCTGGTCGTCGTCGACGACTCGATCGTCCGCGGCAACACCCAGCGCGCCCTGGTCCGCATGCTCCGCGAGGCGGGCGCCGCCGAGGTCCACATCCGGATCTCCTCGCCCCCCGTGAAGTGGCCCTGCTTCTTCGGCATCGACTTCGCCACCCGCGCCGAGCTCATCGCCAACGGCATGACCATCGACGAGATCGGCACCTCGCTCGGCGCCGACTCCCTGGCGTACATCTCCCTCGACGGCATGATCGAGGCGACCACCATCGCCAAGCCGAACCTCTGCCGCGCCTGCTTCGACGGCGAGTACCCGATGGAGCTTCCGGACCCCGAGCTGCTCGGCAAGCAGCTCCTGGAGACCGAGCTGGCCGCAGGGCCCGCCGCCACGGCCGCGGCCGACGCGATCCGTCGCCCGTAG
- a CDS encoding META domain-containing protein, which produces MKRTTYAKYAAAALAGTTVLAACGTETVGTRTQDLSTIADTSWVPQKVTVDGKDYVLPEKGARRHAHIDFKPGAAEPDVGGGKSGGSVGCNSIGADVDIQGDTVKVSDLARTLVGCQGAVGTFEEKFVGVFDNDLKAELEGPSGARTLTLTSPQNDTITLREEKAPALKGTRWSLGENAYLTLTRKNTVTGSLGCNTFNGMATVKDGTIEFGRLATTRMMCSGPVMKAERELAEILSGKVSYQQERDSLKITKASGESVTAHAE; this is translated from the coding sequence ATGAAGCGGACGACATACGCCAAGTACGCGGCCGCAGCCCTGGCCGGGACCACCGTCCTGGCCGCCTGTGGCACGGAGACCGTGGGGACCAGGACCCAGGACCTCTCCACCATCGCGGACACCTCCTGGGTGCCCCAGAAGGTCACCGTCGACGGCAAGGACTACGTCCTGCCCGAGAAGGGTGCTCGCAGGCACGCTCACATCGACTTCAAGCCCGGTGCCGCCGAACCGGACGTCGGCGGCGGGAAGTCCGGTGGTTCCGTGGGCTGCAACAGCATCGGTGCCGACGTGGACATCCAGGGCGACACCGTGAAGGTCTCCGACCTCGCCCGGACACTCGTCGGCTGCCAAGGGGCGGTGGGGACGTTCGAGGAGAAGTTCGTCGGCGTCTTCGACAACGACCTCAAGGCCGAGCTGGAGGGGCCGTCAGGTGCCAGGACCCTCACGCTGACCAGCCCGCAGAACGACACCATCACCCTGCGCGAGGAGAAGGCCCCCGCCCTGAAGGGCACTCGCTGGTCCCTCGGCGAGAACGCCTACCTCACCCTCACCAGGAAGAACACCGTCACCGGCAGCCTCGGCTGCAACACCTTCAACGGCATGGCCACGGTCAAGGACGGCACCATCGAGTTCGGGCGCCTCGCTACCACGCGCATGATGTGTTCGGGCCCGGTGATGAAGGCCGAGCGCGAGCTCGCCGAAATCCTCTCCGGCAAGGTCTCCTACCAGCAGGAACGGGATTCCCTGAAGATCACCAAGGCCTCCGGCGAGAGCGTTACGGCCCATGCGGAGTAA
- a CDS encoding maleylpyruvate isomerase family mycothiol-dependent enzyme produces the protein MPTARKRARAYDPAKIRTAVQAQLGNVREAVRTLTPEQLALRTRLGEWTVRELVAHIGMAVTAVHRALDRPAPARQDAVLLDWPFATSASSAAIADFTRDLAQRHPDLDAYLTDVDRTLTELLDTHPGTRLLETNAGALPLADYLVTRTVELVVHTDDLSAAVPGLDIPYDRQALAACTRLLADALAAKAPGGSTEVRVPPYAVVQCVEGPKHTRGTPPNVVETDPLTWIRLATGRLTWKDALDEAKVSASGERADLSGLLPVMS, from the coding sequence ATGCCCACGGCCAGGAAGCGCGCCCGCGCCTACGACCCCGCCAAGATCCGCACGGCCGTCCAGGCCCAGCTCGGGAACGTACGGGAGGCCGTACGCACGCTGACCCCCGAGCAACTGGCGCTGCGTACGCGGCTGGGGGAGTGGACCGTACGGGAGCTGGTCGCGCACATCGGGATGGCGGTCACGGCCGTCCACCGGGCCCTGGACCGGCCCGCGCCCGCGCGACAGGACGCCGTGCTGCTCGACTGGCCGTTCGCCACCTCCGCCAGCTCCGCGGCCATCGCCGACTTCACCCGGGACCTGGCCCAGCGGCACCCCGACCTCGACGCCTACCTCACCGACGTCGACCGGACCCTGACCGAGCTGCTGGACACCCACCCCGGCACCCGGCTCCTGGAGACCAACGCCGGCGCGCTGCCCCTCGCCGACTACCTGGTCACCCGCACCGTCGAACTCGTCGTCCACACCGACGACCTGAGCGCCGCCGTCCCCGGCCTCGACATCCCCTACGACCGTCAGGCCCTCGCCGCCTGCACCCGCCTCCTCGCCGACGCCCTCGCCGCGAAGGCGCCCGGCGGTTCGACCGAGGTGCGGGTGCCGCCGTACGCCGTCGTGCAGTGCGTCGAGGGGCCGAAGCACACCCGGGGCACTCCGCCGAACGTCGTCGAGACCGACCCGCTGACCTGGATCCGGCTCGCCACCGGGCGGCTGACCTGGAAGGACGCGCTCGACGAGGCCAAGGTCAGCGCGAGCGGGGAGCGGGCGGACCTGAGCGGACTGCTGCCGGTCATGAGCTGA